DNA sequence from the Salifodinibacter halophilus genome:
CGAACGTGCATTTCGCCAAAATCTCCGACGACACCACCGACAGCCTGCTCGACAAATATCCCTACTTCGAGCGTCACCAAATCGAAGCTGGCGTCGAAGACAAATACGATCTGGATTCCAGCGTGCACACGGTTGGCATCCGTAATCTACTCGTCGTGCCGAAATCTATGGATAAAGGTCTAGCAAAAGCGCTCACCAAACGGTTTTACAACTATCTAGGTTCGGACAATGTCTCCGTGTCGGCGCTCAAGGATTTCGATCGCGACACAATGGCCGAAGACCTTGTTGTACCGGTTCATCCAGGCTCTAAAAAGTTTTACAAATCAAATGCTTCGGATAACTAAATAAGACGATTATGGGGTCGTGAACGATAGCATGTCGCGATTGAAATGGCGCGGCGGATGGCGGCGGCTGGGATACGCCGCTGCCGCCGTCGCGATCTTGGTCGCGGCTCTCTGGCTCAGCTGGCCACGACCGTGGCTGGCTATCCATCACGGCACCCATACAGTCGCCGTCTATCCCGGTCCAGACGGCACTGAATTCGCGCTACGCTGGATGCATTCGGTGGAGCGCGAAGACTGGATCGAGTGTTTCCGTCTTCACGATGCGCACATCAAGATCGTGGCTACTCGTTTCAAAACTTTCGGCGCGGGGGTGCCTGCCCATGCGGGTCAACACACCCATCTGGAAAACGGCTGGGTGGTTATGTCGGATATCGATCGTAAAACCGACCCGTTGACCATCCAGGCTGCTGCTGCCGAACATTACCGCTTTCGTTATGAACACGGTGCCTGGCAGCGGCTATCACACCCGCATCAGGCTCCTATTCTTACCTTCAAGGTGATATATAAACCGTTGCTTTTCGTGCTCCCAGCCCGTCTGACGACGTTATGGCATGGCATCGCCGCCATTAACGGATAAACCGATGCCTCAAAACCAACCCGCTACTGCGACCGACAGCCAGGAAACACTGGAAAAATACGATCGCGAGTCGAACATACGCGATGGCCTGCCACGCACATGGATGATCAGCATCACCGCGATCAGCTCGGCGCTGGCGCTGTTTCATCTATATACGTCATTCGCTGGCCCGTTGGTCGACGTCATGCAGCGTTCGATCCATCTATACACGCTGATGGGCCTGACTTTCATGCTGTTCCCGGTCGTCCGCTCAGGCTCGCGCGACCGAATTCCGTGGATCGATGTGTTTCTCGCGCTGGCGTCTTTTGCCATCGGCATCTACATGCTGACCGCCGCGTCCCGGGTGATCGAATCCGCCGGACGCATCAACACCACCGATGTCTACGTCGGTCTGGCTGCGATCGCGCTAGTTATTGAAGCGGCGCGCCGCGTAACCGGTCTAGGGTTGCCCATCCTGGCGGTCGGCTTTCTCGTTTACGGTTTCTTCGCCAAATTGTCGAGGTATTCGGTACTCACCGAACCGATCGCGTGGTCCACGATCCAGCAAGTTATCTCGCATCTGGTTTATATCACGGAGGGCATGCTGGGTACCGCCGTAGCGGTTTCGGCCAGTTACATCATCCTGTTCATTTTGTTCGGCGCTTTTCTGGGCAAATCCGGCCTCGGTCAGTTGTTCAATGATCTGGCCCTGGCCATTGCCGGGCCGACCCGGGGCGGACCGGCGAAAGTGGCGGTCGTGGCCAGCAGTTTTCTCGGTTCCATCAATGGTTCGGCGATCGCCAACGCGGTCACCACAGGCTCTTTCACCATTCCCCTGATGAAGCGTACCGGCTATCGCAACAATTTCGCCGGTGCGGTCGAAGCCGCAGCCAGTGTCGGCGGCCAGGTGCTGCCACCCATCATGGGAGCGGCCGTTTTCATCATGGCCGAAGTACTATCCGTGCCCTACAAGCAAGTCATGTTGGCCGGCATCATCCCGGCGCTGCTGTATTACCTGGGCATTTTGTTTCAAGTACACCTACGGGCCTTGCGCAACGGGTTGTCAGGCATTCCTCGCTCGGAACTCACGCCCGCACGTGAGGTTATACTCAAACGCGGCCATCTACTGGTGCCCATGGCCATCCTGCTATGGATGATCTTTGATGGCCGGGCACCGTTTTTCGCCGCTTTCTGGTCAATTGCAGCAACTGTTTTGATCTGCGGCACAACCCGCCTGGTCACCGGAGTGACCAGTGCGCTGGCCGCCTTAATCATGCAGCCGCAATGGTTGGCTTTGCTGCATGGCGACCCTATGCCGGATCTGGCTTCGGGCCGACTGTGGCTGCTTGGCGTTATTGCGCTGCCGGTCGCCATCAACCTGGTTCGCTCGAGCCTGCCTATCGATAACACCGAAATCATGGATGTCGGTGATTGTCGCGATGCGATGGTGGAAGGCGTGCGCAATGCCATTCCGGTAGCGATGGCCTGTGGCGCCGTGGGCATCATTGTTGGTGTGGCGACATTGACCGGCATCGCGCTGGACGCCGCCGACTGGGTGGTGTCCATGGGGCAGATGATCCCCTGGGACATGCTGCGACTGCTGGTTACCCTGGCGCTCACCATGGCCGCTTCCATTATGTTGGGTATGGGCCTGCCCAGCATTCCCTGCTACATCATCACGTCCACAATGGCCGCGCCAATTCTGCTCAACCTACCACTTTTCCAGGAACTGGCCGGTTCCAACGACACGGCGGTCTTCGTCGCCCACATGTTCGTGTTCTATTTCGGCATTTTCGCCAATCTGACACCGCCAGTGGCGCTCGCGGCCTATGCGGCTAGCGGGGTTTCGGGCGGCGCACCGAATGCCACCGGATTCCAGTCGATGAAATTGGCGATCGCCGGCTTTGTGGTGCCCTATATGTTTGTGTTTTCCCACCAAATGCTCCTACTCGATGCGACCTGGGGAAATGTCGTGACAATCGTCGCTACGGCAACTTTCGGTGTGCTACTGCTAGCAGTGGCCGCAGAAGGCTATCTTCGGCGACAACTCAACGCGGTGCTACGGGTGCTGGCATTTATCGGGGCGATCGCGTTGATGTATCCCGGCTGGATCAGCAACGCAGCCGGCTTTCTGATTGCGCTCGCGCTGTTTTTGATCGGTTCGAAAACAATCGCCGGTACGCACAAGGCGGCGTCTGCTGCAGCGTCTGACTAAGCAAACCAAGTAAACTCGATTTGCCAACACGATGCTTCTAAGATAGACGCCAAGACCATTCGTCGACCGGCTGCTACCGGGGCTGGCTGATAGAACCAAACGTGGTGTTTTAGTACTTGATAATGGGCTGATTATGGGCGTTAATCATGAGTCGCGATTTAGCCATCTCTTTGGGGTTCGTCACCCCATAATCCAGGCACCCATGGCAGGTGCAACAACCCCAGAGCTAGCTGCTGCTGTTTCCAATAGCAACGCGCTCGGTTCTCTCGGGCTTGGCAGCAGTTCAGTCGACCAGGCCCGGCATCAAATACGCACGCTTCGACAGCTTACTGACAAACCTTTTAACGTCAATTTTTTCTGCCACCAGCCACCCCGGACTCAAGAAGACAAGGTACAAGCCTGGATCCAGCATCTGCGCCCCTACTTTGAGGCCAATGATGCTGATGTCCCATCGACACTTGAATCGATCTACCCGCCGATCGATGCAAACGATGCCATGGTGGCGATGATCAATGCCGAGCAGCCGCACGTGGTCAGCTTTCATTTTGGGGTGCCAAAAGCGGACATAATCCGCTCGATCCAAGCTTACGGTGGCCGCGTGTTGGTCAGCGTTACAACCTTGCAGGAAGGTTACGCAGCAGAAGCATCCGGCGTTGATGCGGTGATCGCCCAAGGTATTGAGGCCGGCGGACACCGCGGGTGCTTCGATGCCCAGAAGGACGAAGCTATTGGGCTCACATCCTTGCTTCAGGTGCTGGTTAGTCACCTGAACATCCCCATCATCGCGGCTGGCGGCATAATGGATGGACGAGGTATCAATGGCACATTAGCGCTGGGCGCGCTCGGCGCGCAACTAGGCACAGCATTCCTACTATGCCCGGAATCAAACACCGGTTCTGAGCACAGAGCGCTGCTAAAAAGTGACGCCGCTGTTAGCACGTCAGTGACGCGGGCCATATCTGGCCGGCCGGCACGCGGTATCACGGGGGTGTTTCAGCGCCAAATAGAACCGACCGACATGGATCGGATACCCGATTACCCCATCGCTTATGATGCAGCGAGGCAGTTGAATACCGCCGCAAAATCGAACAACAATCTAGCCTTCTCGCCAAACTGGGCAGGCCAATCAGCGATCATGTGCCGAGAGCTACCGGCAAGCGAGCTTGTCTCACAACTTGTTAACGAAATGACCTAGACCCCGCATCTCGCGTAACGCAGCGAATTAACGGCAGCACCTTGGCAAATGGATTAAAACAAAAACATTATTACAAAAGCCATTTATTTACAATAAGTTGACAAACTTATCTAATCTTTGGGATGGGCTTCTGCCCGCATCACGACATGCCGGATTCGCCCGACTGCGACATAGCGCTCGCCACCGCTATTGCCGATTCAGCGCGGCACATGTCCAACCAACTCCTTGCGGGTCAAAACGTGCACCACACATTTTCGCTGTAAAAAGACACATCCCGTATTTCGGACGGGGCGATCTTTCACGCCAGCATCGAACCCCCGCCCAGTGCCGTCATGTTCGGGATTTGCTTTACGCCCATATCGGCAGCAGCCGCAATGCGGCGAGCTGAAGCCCACCACCGGGCTTATAGCCCGCCACACGCGACCAGATGAATACACAACAGGTGACCACGGCTGTTGCCTTTATGGCCCGGGTAGAGGCCTGACGTAGTAACCGCCGGCCTCAGGTCGTATTACGCGCCTGCAGCAGTGTCCAGTAACCGAACGCGTTGACCGGCCGAGTATCGGTGACTTCGAGGTTGGTTTCGCGCAGAAACTCGTCCATCGGAAACGATGGACGCCAACCAACAACCTTCGAAAGCGGCTCCAATGCACGCTCGACAGCAGCCATGGCCCCACTGCTGGCACTGAAGTGATTGACGATGAAAAGCTCGCCATCCGGCTTGCAGACCCGCTTCATCTCGTCGACCAGTGACTTGGGATCAGGGGTCACGGAAACCACATACATCGCCACGACCTTGTCAAAGCTGTCGTCCGCGTAATCAAGCGCCTGGGCGTCAAGTTGGCGGATGGCGATATCGTTGGGCAACGAGTCGGCTCGCGTCTGCGCCTTGTCGAGCATTTCGGGCGAGACATCGATGCCGACAACGTCGACCCCGTCCGGATAACGCGGTAACGACGAACCGGTGCCGACACCGACTTCCAACACTCGATGCCCCGGTCGACAGTCCATGGCTTCGACCGTGGTGCGTTGGCCGTGAGCGAAAAAAGGCCCGAACACCCGATCGTAGAAACCGGCGACTCGGCGATAGGCTGAAACGACTGACTGTTTGTCCATATTTTCAGCGCGACACCGCACAGGATGCCGCGCTAATCCCGACCCGCATTAGGCCTCCACCGGTTCGTCTTCACGCATCCAGTTGATCAGGCCACCGGCCAGCAACACCTCGACCTGCCGTTCAGACAGCGCGTGAGTGCATTCGATCTCGGTGCCATCGGAGGCCTGCGCAGTAATCGAACCGCCATTTTTCAAAGCCTGGTGCAGGCCATTGAAGCTGAGCGTGGTGCCCTGCGCCAAAGCATCGAGGTTCGCACCGTCCGCGAAGGACAGCGGCAAAATCCCGAAGTTGACCAGGTTTTGCCAGTGGATGCGGGCGTAGCTCTTGGCGATAACGGCGCGCAGCCCCAGATAACGCGGGGCAATCGCGGCATGCTCGCGAGAACTGCCCTGACCATAGTTCTCGCCGCCGATAATGGCGTGATCACCCGTTTCCTTGGCACGGGTTGGATAGGTCTCATCCACGACGTCGTAGACAAATTCGGCGATCGCGGGGATGTTGGAGCGGAACGGCAACACTTCGGCGCCGGCACGCATGATTTCGTCGGTCGAGATGTTGTCGCCAACCTTGAGCAGCACCGGCATTTCAAAGCTGTCCGGGAAGGCCTCGAAATCCGGCAGCGAAGCGATGTTCGGCCCTTTAACGATTTCGACCTGACGCGCCTCATCAAGCGGCAGTGGCTCTTCGAGCATGTGGTCGTTGATGACCGGCTCGCTTGGGTTTTGAACCTGCGGATAATCCATATCGAGCGTGCGCGCATCGGTGATTTCACCTTTTAGCGCACTGGCCACGGCCGTCTCCGGCGAACACAGGAACACTGAATCTTCCTTGGTGCCGGAACGCCCTGGGAAGTTACGCGGCGTGGTTCTCAAACTATTGCGGCCATACGCAGGCGCCTGCCCCATACCAATACAGCCATTGCAGCCAGCCTGGTGCAGCCGCGCACCGGAGGCGATCAGCGGGCCGAGCAACCCATCGCGGGCCAGCGTCTCTAGCATCGCACGCGAAGACGGATTAACGTCGAATGAGACGCCTTTGGCCGCGGTTTGGCCGCGTATCATCTCGGCGGTCACGGCGAAGTCACGATAGCCTGGATTGGCCGAGGATCCGATGTAGCTCTGATATATATCGGTACCGGCGATCTCGCGCACCGGCACGACATTGCCCGGTGACGTCGGCTTGGCGATCAGCGGCTCGAGCGTGGCCATGTCGATCTCATCGTGGAGATCGTATTCAGCACCTGCGTCGGCCACAAGTTCCACGTATTCGTCTTCGCGGCCCTGAGAGCGCAGGAATCGCCGTATTTCGGCGTCAGCCGGGAAAACCGTGGTGGTCGCGCCAAGCTCGGCGCCCATATTGGCGATAACGTGACGATCCATCGCCTCCAGATTATCGAGGCCGGGACCGTAGTATTCGATGATAGTGCCAGAGCCACCTTTGACGCCGTGACGGCGCAGCATCTCCAGCACGACATCCTTGGCTGAAACCCAATCCGGCAA
Encoded proteins:
- a CDS encoding aconitate hydratase, with the translated sequence MAQTVAHKLIESHLKSGDMTPGAEIALGMDQTLTQDATGTLVMLELEAMKLDRVKTELSCQYVDHNLIQEDNKNPDDHLFLQSACERFGAYFSQPGNGISHAVHMERFGRPGKTLLGSDSHTPAGGSMGMLAIGAGGLEVALAMAGQPFYTKMPKVWGVKLTGQLPDWVSAKDVVLEMLRRHGVKGGSGTIIEYYGPGLDNLEAMDRHVIANMGAELGATTTVFPADAEIRRFLRSQGREDEYVELVADAGAEYDLHDEIDMATLEPLIAKPTSPGNVVPVREIAGTDIYQSYIGSSANPGYRDFAVTAEMIRGQTAAKGVSFDVNPSSRAMLETLARDGLLGPLIASGARLHQAGCNGCIGMGQAPAYGRNSLRTTPRNFPGRSGTKEDSVFLCSPETAVASALKGEITDARTLDMDYPQVQNPSEPVINDHMLEEPLPLDEARQVEIVKGPNIASLPDFEAFPDSFEMPVLLKVGDNISTDEIMRAGAEVLPFRSNIPAIAEFVYDVVDETYPTRAKETGDHAIIGGENYGQGSSREHAAIAPRYLGLRAVIAKSYARIHWQNLVNFGILPLSFADGANLDALAQGTTLSFNGLHQALKNGGSITAQASDGTEIECTHALSERQVEVLLAGGLINWMREDEPVEA
- a CDS encoding DUF1850 domain-containing protein, with translation MSRLKWRGGWRRLGYAAAAVAILVAALWLSWPRPWLAIHHGTHTVAVYPGPDGTEFALRWMHSVEREDWIECFRLHDAHIKIVATRFKTFGAGVPAHAGQHTHLENGWVVMSDIDRKTDPLTIQAAAAEHYRFRYEHGAWQRLSHPHQAPILTFKVIYKPLLFVLPARLTTLWHGIAAING
- a CDS encoding nitronate monooxygenase; this encodes MGVNHESRFSHLFGVRHPIIQAPMAGATTPELAAAVSNSNALGSLGLGSSSVDQARHQIRTLRQLTDKPFNVNFFCHQPPRTQEDKVQAWIQHLRPYFEANDADVPSTLESIYPPIDANDAMVAMINAEQPHVVSFHFGVPKADIIRSIQAYGGRVLVSVTTLQEGYAAEASGVDAVIAQGIEAGGHRGCFDAQKDEAIGLTSLLQVLVSHLNIPIIAAGGIMDGRGINGTLALGALGAQLGTAFLLCPESNTGSEHRALLKSDAAVSTSVTRAISGRPARGITGVFQRQIEPTDMDRIPDYPIAYDAARQLNTAAKSNNNLAFSPNWAGQSAIMCRELPASELVSQLVNEMT
- a CDS encoding methyltransferase domain-containing protein, which produces MDKQSVVSAYRRVAGFYDRVFGPFFAHGQRTTVEAMDCRPGHRVLEVGVGTGSSLPRYPDGVDVVGIDVSPEMLDKAQTRADSLPNDIAIRQLDAQALDYADDSFDKVVAMYVVSVTPDPKSLVDEMKRVCKPDGELFIVNHFSASSGAMAAVERALEPLSKVVGWRPSFPMDEFLRETNLEVTDTRPVNAFGYWTLLQARNTT
- a CDS encoding TRAP transporter permease produces the protein MPQNQPATATDSQETLEKYDRESNIRDGLPRTWMISITAISSALALFHLYTSFAGPLVDVMQRSIHLYTLMGLTFMLFPVVRSGSRDRIPWIDVFLALASFAIGIYMLTAASRVIESAGRINTTDVYVGLAAIALVIEAARRVTGLGLPILAVGFLVYGFFAKLSRYSVLTEPIAWSTIQQVISHLVYITEGMLGTAVAVSASYIILFILFGAFLGKSGLGQLFNDLALAIAGPTRGGPAKVAVVASSFLGSINGSAIANAVTTGSFTIPLMKRTGYRNNFAGAVEAAASVGGQVLPPIMGAAVFIMAEVLSVPYKQVMLAGIIPALLYYLGILFQVHLRALRNGLSGIPRSELTPAREVILKRGHLLVPMAILLWMIFDGRAPFFAAFWSIAATVLICGTTRLVTGVTSALAALIMQPQWLALLHGDPMPDLASGRLWLLGVIALPVAINLVRSSLPIDNTEIMDVGDCRDAMVEGVRNAIPVAMACGAVGIIVGVATLTGIALDAADWVVSMGQMIPWDMLRLLVTLALTMAASIMLGMGLPSIPCYIITSTMAAPILLNLPLFQELAGSNDTAVFVAHMFVFYFGIFANLTPPVALAAYAASGVSGGAPNATGFQSMKLAIAGFVVPYMFVFSHQMLLLDATWGNVVTIVATATFGVLLLAVAAEGYLRRQLNAVLRVLAFIGAIALMYPGWISNAAGFLIALALFLIGSKTIAGTHKAASAAASD